A genome region from Thermomonospora amylolytica includes the following:
- a CDS encoding TetR/AcrR family transcriptional regulator — protein MTDASAAGAPLRADARRNRERILRAAQDAFAEEGRLVPLDEIARRARVGPGTVYRHFPTKEALFWEVVGDRIAAMTAEARRLAGSADPGAAFFGFFARVVERALFNHAVCEALADVETARRRLGGCAESDFDEALDVLLRRAQRAGAVRPDVDLADVRAAMTGCLAMERQRRAAGSPGRMVALVADALRPPAAVTKPAASNETSNETQCCEVCATPLAASPTGRPARYCSPACRQKAHRRRKAALGR, from the coding sequence ATGACCGACGCCTCCGCGGCGGGCGCCCCGCTGCGCGCCGACGCCCGCCGCAACCGGGAACGGATCCTGCGGGCCGCCCAGGACGCCTTCGCCGAGGAGGGCAGGCTGGTCCCGCTGGACGAGATCGCCCGCCGCGCCCGGGTCGGCCCCGGCACCGTCTACCGCCACTTCCCCACCAAGGAGGCGCTGTTCTGGGAGGTGGTCGGTGACCGCATCGCCGCGATGACGGCCGAGGCCCGCCGGCTGGCCGGCTCCGCCGACCCGGGCGCCGCCTTCTTCGGCTTCTTCGCCCGGGTGGTCGAACGGGCCCTGTTCAACCACGCGGTGTGCGAGGCCCTGGCCGACGTCGAGACCGCCCGCCGCAGGCTCGGCGGCTGCGCCGAGTCCGACTTCGACGAGGCCCTGGACGTCCTCCTGCGCCGCGCCCAGCGGGCCGGCGCCGTCCGCCCCGACGTCGATCTGGCCGACGTGCGCGCCGCCATGACCGGCTGCCTGGCCATGGAACGCCAGCGCCGCGCCGCCGGCTCCCCCGGCCGCATGGTCGCCCTGGTCGCCGACGCCCTCCGCCCGCCCGCCGCCGTGACGAAACCCGCGGCAAGTAACGAAACTAGTAACGAAACCCAGTGCTGCGAAGTCTGCGCCACCCCTCTCGCAGCGTCGCCGACCGGCCGCCCCGCCCGCTACTGCAGCCCGGCCTGCCGCCAGAAGGCCCACCGCCGCCGCAAAGCCGCCCTCGGCCGCTGA
- a CDS encoding cellulose binding domain-containing protein has protein sequence MRGHPARSAGRLGHGLLAALGALVLAAAVLVPAVNAAPPAAAAPAEPYTWKNVQIAGGGFVPGIIFSRKERNLIYARTDIGGAYRWDQAGRRWIPLLDWVGWDRWGYNGVVSLAADPVDADRVYVAAGMYTNDWDPNNGAVLRSADRGRTWQVSELPFKLGGNMPGRGMGERLAVDPNDNRILYLGAPDGNGLWRSTDRGATWSKVSSFPNPGNWAQDPNDPNGYGSHRPGVVWVTFDEGTGSSGSATQTIYVGVADKDNTVYRTTNGGTSWERVPGQPTGYMAHKGVLDTANDFLYIATSDTGGPYDGGKGDVWKLNTRTGEWTQISPVPSSSGDAYFGYSGLTIDRQNPRTLMVATQISWWPDVIFFRSTDGGATWSRIWDYAGYPNRSNRYTMDVSAAPWLTWGANPSPPEQTPKLGWMTESLEIDPFDSDRMMYGTGATIYGTEELTKWDSGERFTIRPMVTGLEETAVLDLISPPSGAPLVSGLGDIGGFRHTDLTKVPSMMFTQPNFTSTTSLDFAEKNPGVMVRAGNFTDSDRPNDSHVAFSTDGGANWFQGTEPSGINEGGTVAASADGSRFVWAPRNVAPVYSVGYGNSWTQVSGLPQNAVVESDRVNPSKFYAFSGGRFYVSTNGGQSFTATSASGLPTSGVKFKAVAGHEGDIWLAGDTGLFRSTDSGATFTKVSGVTKAVNVGFGKAAPGRDYHAVYAVATIDGVTGVHRSDDTGRSWVRINDDQHQYGNMGEALTGDPRIYGRVYLGTNGRGIIYGDTTVTPGPDPTTPAPDPTTPTASPTGPGGCTATYRQVNAWSGGHQGEVTVKNTGASSIKGWKVTWTYSGGQTVSQAWGAKVTQQSTAVTAANESWNGSLSPNATTTFGYIATGAPATITPSCTPVN, from the coding sequence GTGCGAGGACATCCCGCTCGCTCCGCCGGGCGGCTCGGGCACGGGCTGCTCGCCGCGCTGGGGGCGCTGGTGCTGGCGGCGGCCGTGCTGGTGCCCGCGGTCAACGCGGCGCCCCCGGCCGCGGCCGCCCCGGCCGAGCCGTACACGTGGAAGAACGTGCAGATCGCCGGGGGCGGCTTCGTGCCGGGCATCATCTTCAGCCGCAAGGAGCGCAACCTCATCTACGCGCGCACCGACATCGGCGGCGCGTACCGCTGGGACCAGGCGGGCAGGCGATGGATCCCGCTGCTGGACTGGGTGGGCTGGGACCGCTGGGGCTACAACGGCGTGGTCAGCCTGGCCGCCGACCCGGTGGACGCCGACCGCGTGTACGTGGCGGCCGGCATGTACACCAACGACTGGGATCCCAACAACGGGGCCGTGCTGCGGTCCGCCGACCGGGGGCGTACGTGGCAGGTCAGTGAGCTGCCGTTCAAGCTCGGCGGCAACATGCCCGGCCGGGGGATGGGCGAGCGGCTGGCGGTCGACCCCAACGACAACCGCATCCTCTACCTGGGGGCGCCCGACGGGAACGGGCTGTGGCGCTCCACCGACCGGGGCGCGACGTGGTCCAAGGTGAGCAGCTTCCCCAACCCGGGGAACTGGGCGCAGGACCCGAACGACCCCAACGGGTACGGCAGCCACCGGCCCGGCGTGGTGTGGGTGACGTTCGACGAGGGCACCGGAAGCTCCGGCAGCGCCACCCAGACCATCTACGTCGGGGTCGCCGACAAGGACAACACCGTCTACCGCACCACCAACGGCGGTACGTCGTGGGAACGGGTGCCCGGACAGCCCACCGGCTACATGGCGCACAAGGGCGTGCTCGACACCGCCAACGACTTCCTCTACATCGCCACCAGCGACACCGGCGGCCCGTACGACGGCGGCAAGGGCGACGTGTGGAAGCTCAACACCCGTACCGGCGAGTGGACGCAGATCAGCCCGGTCCCGTCCAGCAGCGGCGACGCCTACTTCGGCTACAGCGGCCTGACCATCGACCGGCAGAACCCGCGCACCCTCATGGTCGCCACCCAGATCTCCTGGTGGCCCGACGTCATCTTCTTCCGCAGCACGGACGGGGGCGCCACCTGGTCCCGCATCTGGGACTACGCGGGTTATCCGAACCGGAGCAACCGCTACACCATGGACGTGTCGGCGGCCCCCTGGCTGACGTGGGGCGCCAACCCGTCACCGCCCGAGCAGACCCCCAAGCTCGGCTGGATGACCGAGTCGCTGGAGATCGACCCGTTCGACTCCGACCGGATGATGTACGGCACCGGCGCCACCATCTACGGCACCGAGGAGCTGACCAAGTGGGACTCCGGTGAGCGCTTCACCATCCGGCCCATGGTGACCGGGCTGGAGGAGACCGCGGTGCTCGACCTGATCAGCCCGCCGTCCGGGGCGCCGCTGGTCAGCGGGCTCGGCGACATCGGCGGCTTCCGGCACACCGACCTGACCAAGGTGCCGTCGATGATGTTCACCCAGCCCAACTTCACCAGCACCACCAGCCTGGACTTCGCCGAGAAGAACCCGGGCGTCATGGTACGGGCGGGCAACTTCACCGACTCCGACCGGCCGAACGACTCCCATGTGGCGTTCTCCACCGACGGCGGCGCCAACTGGTTCCAGGGCACGGAGCCGAGCGGGATCAACGAGGGCGGCACGGTGGCGGCGTCGGCGGACGGCAGCCGGTTCGTGTGGGCGCCGCGGAACGTCGCGCCCGTGTACTCGGTGGGCTACGGCAACAGCTGGACGCAGGTCTCCGGACTGCCGCAGAACGCCGTCGTCGAGTCCGACCGGGTGAACCCGAGCAAGTTCTACGCGTTCTCCGGCGGCCGGTTCTACGTGAGCACCAACGGCGGGCAGAGCTTCACCGCCACCTCGGCCAGTGGGCTTCCCACGTCGGGCGTCAAGTTCAAGGCGGTCGCCGGGCATGAGGGCGACATCTGGCTGGCCGGGGACACGGGGCTGTTCCGTTCGACCGACTCGGGCGCCACGTTCACCAAGGTGTCGGGTGTGACGAAGGCCGTGAACGTGGGGTTCGGCAAGGCCGCGCCCGGCCGTGACTACCACGCGGTGTACGCGGTGGCCACGATCGACGGGGTCACGGGCGTCCACCGTTCCGACGACACCGGGCGCTCGTGGGTGCGGATCAACGACGACCAGCACCAGTACGGCAACATGGGCGAGGCCCTGACCGGCGACCCCCGCATCTACGGCCGCGTCTACCTGGGCACCAACGGCCGGGGCATCATCTACGGAGACACCACCGTCACCCCCGGCCCGGATCCCACGACGCCCGCGCCGGATCCCACCACCCCCACCGCCTCGCCCACCGGACCGGGCGGCTGCACCGCGACGTACCGTCAGGTGAACGCCTGGTCGGGCGGCCACCAGGGTGAGGTCACCGTCAAGAACACCGGCGCCTCGTCCATCAAGGGCTGGAAGGTCACCTGGACCTACTCCGGCGGCCAGACGGTGAGCCAGGCATGGGGAGCGAAGGTGACCCAGCAGTCCACCGCCGTGACCGCCGCCAACGAGTCCTGGAACGGCTCCCTGTCCCCGAACGCCACGACGACGTTCGGCTACATCGCCACCGGGGCTCCCGCCACGATCACGCCGTCCTGCACTCCTGTGAACTGA
- a CDS encoding glycoside hydrolase family 6 protein, with the protein MRSQGSPAPAGRPARSARARRGLAAGTAALMLAGGVVAAAQQASAAASCKVAYTKNDWGSGFTASITITNTGDALSSWTLRYSYSGNQRLASGWNGRWSQSGQQITVQNEAWNGSLATGATINVGAQFSYSGTNADPTSFTLNGTPCNGDGGGPTPTPTTPTPDPTSPGNRLDNPYVGAKPYVNPEWSAKAAAEPGGSRIANQPTGVWLDRIAAIEGVNGGMGLRDHLDEALEQGANLIQFVIYNLPGRDCSALASNGELGPDDLPRYKAEYIDPIAAIMADPKYANLRIVTVIEIDSLPNLITNVSGRPTATEMCDRMKANGGYVNGVGYALNKLGAIPNVYNYIDAGHHGWLGWDDNFGPSVDLIYQAANASGSTPAKVHGFITNTANYSALKEPYFTINDTVNGTSVRQSKWVDWNRYVDELSYAQAFRQRAVQAGFDRNVGMLIDTSRNGWGGPNRPTGPGPMTDVNAYVNGGRVDRRIHLGNWCNQAGAGLGERPKAAPEPGIDAYVWIKPPGESDGASKEIPNDEGKGFDRMCDPTYTGNVRNGNNMSGALPDAPLSGHWFSAQFQELMRNAYPPLN; encoded by the coding sequence ATGAGATCGCAAGGTTCACCGGCCCCGGCCGGCCGGCCCGCCCGGTCCGCCCGGGCGCGGCGCGGCCTGGCCGCCGGGACCGCCGCGCTGATGCTGGCGGGCGGCGTGGTCGCCGCCGCCCAGCAGGCCAGCGCCGCGGCGTCCTGCAAGGTCGCCTACACCAAGAACGACTGGGGCTCGGGCTTCACGGCCAGCATCACGATCACCAACACCGGCGACGCCCTGAGCTCCTGGACGTTGCGGTACTCCTACTCCGGCAACCAGCGCCTGGCCTCCGGCTGGAACGGCCGCTGGTCCCAGTCCGGACAGCAGATCACCGTCCAGAACGAGGCATGGAACGGCTCCCTGGCGACGGGGGCCACCATCAACGTCGGCGCTCAGTTCAGCTACAGCGGCACCAACGCCGACCCGACCTCGTTCACGCTCAACGGCACGCCCTGCAACGGCGACGGCGGCGGGCCGACCCCGACCCCCACCACGCCCACCCCCGACCCCACCTCCCCGGGCAACCGGCTCGACAACCCGTACGTCGGCGCCAAGCCGTACGTGAACCCGGAGTGGTCGGCCAAGGCCGCGGCCGAGCCCGGCGGCAGCCGGATCGCCAACCAGCCCACCGGCGTGTGGCTGGACCGGATCGCGGCGATCGAGGGCGTCAACGGCGGCATGGGCCTGCGCGACCACCTCGACGAGGCCCTGGAGCAGGGCGCGAACCTGATCCAGTTCGTCATCTACAACCTGCCCGGCCGGGACTGCTCCGCGCTGGCCTCCAACGGTGAGCTGGGTCCCGACGACCTGCCCAGGTACAAGGCCGAGTACATCGACCCGATCGCCGCGATCATGGCCGATCCCAAGTACGCGAACCTGCGGATCGTCACCGTGATCGAGATCGACTCGCTGCCCAACCTGATCACCAACGTCAGCGGCCGGCCCACCGCCACCGAGATGTGCGACCGGATGAAGGCCAACGGCGGCTACGTCAACGGCGTCGGCTACGCCCTCAACAAGCTGGGCGCCATCCCGAACGTCTACAACTACATCGACGCCGGGCACCACGGCTGGCTCGGCTGGGACGACAACTTCGGCCCCTCCGTCGACCTGATCTACCAGGCGGCGAACGCCTCCGGCAGCACCCCCGCCAAGGTGCACGGCTTCATCACCAACACCGCCAACTACTCGGCGCTGAAGGAGCCGTACTTCACCATCAACGACACGGTGAACGGGACCTCCGTCCGCCAGTCCAAGTGGGTCGACTGGAACCGCTACGTCGACGAGCTGTCCTACGCCCAGGCGTTCCGCCAGCGCGCGGTCCAGGCCGGCTTCGACCGGAACGTCGGGATGCTCATCGACACCTCCCGCAACGGCTGGGGCGGCCCCAACCGGCCCACCGGCCCCGGCCCGATGACCGACGTGAACGCCTACGTCAACGGCGGACGCGTCGACCGCCGCATCCACCTGGGCAACTGGTGCAACCAGGCCGGCGCGGGCCTCGGCGAGCGTCCCAAGGCCGCCCCCGAGCCCGGCATCGACGCCTACGTCTGGATCAAGCCGCCCGGCGAGTCCGACGGCGCCAGCAAGGAGATCCCGAACGACGAGGGCAAGGGCTTCGACCGGATGTGCGACCCCACGTACACCGGCAACGTCCGCAACGGCAACAACATGTCCGGCGCCCTCCCCGACGCCCCGCTGTCGGGCCACTGGTTCTCCGCCCAGTTCCAGGAACTGATGCGCAACGCCTACCCGCCCCTCAACTGA
- a CDS encoding LacI family DNA-binding transcriptional regulator → MTVPQSPVRPSCTHRPTGDRPPTLAHVAALAGVSPATASRVLSGSAHVSPDARMLVEQAVERLGYVRRRAAPRTLGPGGSIAVVLCENSSRVFADPFFARLLAGVKRELEGGPQLVVLMVGRNEEWRTAAEYLRAGNTAGVLLVGSHRDHPLTMLNATVRVPVVLTGRPLAETRLPFVDADNRGGARAAVEHLVTTGRRAIGTIAGPSDMGPGVDRLAGYRAAAQDAGLNVSGLIGRGDFTQMSGEHAMNRLLERRPDLDAVVAASDLMAIGAMRALRRAGRRIPDDVAVVGFDDLPIARRVRPRLTTVRQPVEDLGARAVRELLGLVGGRSAPERGVVLKTKLIVRDSA, encoded by the coding sequence GTGACCGTTCCCCAGTCGCCTGTCCGACCGTCGTGCACCCACCGGCCGACCGGTGACCGGCCGCCCACCCTGGCCCACGTGGCCGCCCTGGCCGGGGTCTCCCCGGCCACCGCCTCCCGCGTGCTCAGCGGCTCCGCCCACGTCAGCCCCGACGCCCGGATGCTGGTCGAGCAGGCCGTGGAACGGCTCGGCTACGTGCGCCGCCGCGCCGCGCCGCGGACCCTCGGCCCGGGCGGTTCCATCGCGGTGGTGCTCTGCGAGAACAGCTCGCGGGTGTTCGCCGACCCGTTCTTCGCCCGCCTGCTCGCCGGCGTCAAGCGCGAGCTGGAGGGCGGCCCCCAGCTCGTCGTGCTGATGGTCGGCCGCAACGAGGAGTGGCGCACCGCCGCCGAGTACCTGCGGGCGGGCAACACCGCCGGGGTGCTGCTCGTCGGCTCGCACCGCGACCACCCGCTGACCATGCTGAACGCCACCGTCCGGGTCCCGGTGGTGCTGACCGGCCGCCCGCTGGCCGAGACCCGGCTGCCGTTCGTGGACGCCGACAACCGGGGCGGCGCGCGGGCCGCGGTCGAGCATCTGGTGACCACCGGACGCCGCGCCATCGGCACCATCGCCGGGCCGTCCGACATGGGGCCCGGGGTGGACCGGCTGGCCGGCTACCGGGCCGCCGCCCAGGACGCCGGGCTCAACGTCAGCGGCCTGATCGGGCGCGGCGACTTCACCCAGATGTCCGGCGAGCACGCCATGAACCGGCTGCTGGAACGCCGGCCCGACCTGGACGCGGTGGTGGCCGCCTCCGACCTGATGGCGATCGGCGCGATGCGCGCGCTGCGCCGGGCCGGGCGGCGGATCCCCGACGACGTGGCCGTGGTCGGGTTCGACGACCTGCCGATCGCCCGGCGGGTCCGGCCGCGGCTGACCACCGTCCGGCAGCCGGTGGAGGACCTCGGCGCCCGCGCCGTGCGCGAGTTGCTCGGCCTCGTCGGCGGGCGCAGCGCCCCCGAACGGGGCGTGGTGCTCAAGACCAAGCTGATCGTCCGCGACTCCGCCTGA
- a CDS encoding D-sedoheptulose-7-phosphate isomerase, whose protein sequence is MTGAGATAERVRAAFERRRAPGLALAEDAEAVARACRDMALRFHRGGRLLVFGGGAAAADAQHIAVEFVHPVVVGKRALPAMSLSADPAALTAIALADGPDEMFAAQLRMLASPDDIALGVSADGCRPAVRNGLAAARGLGALTVALTGADGGDIEADHRLAARCDDPAVVKEIHVTTYHVLWELVHVFLERAR, encoded by the coding sequence ATGACGGGGGCCGGTGCGACGGCGGAGCGGGTGCGGGCGGCGTTCGAGCGCCGCCGGGCTCCGGGGCTGGCGCTCGCCGAGGACGCCGAGGCGGTGGCGCGGGCGTGCCGCGACATGGCCCTGCGGTTCCACCGGGGCGGCCGGCTGCTGGTGTTCGGCGGCGGGGCGGCGGCGGCGGACGCCCAGCACATCGCGGTGGAGTTCGTGCATCCGGTGGTCGTCGGCAAGCGGGCGCTGCCCGCGATGTCGCTGAGCGCCGACCCGGCCGCGCTCACCGCGATCGCCCTCGCGGACGGGCCCGACGAGATGTTCGCCGCCCAGCTCCGGATGCTGGCGTCGCCGGACGACATCGCCCTGGGCGTCTCGGCGGACGGGTGCCGCCCGGCCGTTCGCAACGGGCTGGCGGCGGCGCGTGGGCTGGGAGCCCTCACGGTGGCGCTGACCGGCGCCGACGGCGGCGACATCGAGGCGGACCACCGCCTGGCCGCCCGCTGCGACGATCCGGCCGTGGTGAAGGAGATCCACGTGACGACCTACCACGTGCTGTGGGAGCTGGTGCACGTCTTCCTGGAGCGGGCCCGATGA
- a CDS encoding HypC/HybG/HupF family hydrogenase formation chaperone, with amino-acid sequence MSGHCTGEVCVTCSDAAVRVRITELLGDGLALVDTAAGPEQVSVALVDAGPGDTVLVHAGEAIAVVPS; translated from the coding sequence ATGAGCGGGCACTGCACCGGCGAGGTGTGCGTCACCTGCTCGGACGCCGCCGTGCGCGTCCGGATCACGGAACTGCTGGGCGACGGGCTGGCGCTGGTGGACACCGCGGCCGGTCCCGAGCAGGTCAGCGTCGCGCTGGTCGACGCCGGGCCCGGCGACACCGTGCTCGTGCACGCCGGAGAGGCGATCGCGGTGGTGCCGTCATGA
- a CDS encoding PadR family transcriptional regulator — translation MEGGEVRGLLHPFLLLLIFERPGHGYELIERLERMGAGGVEPAQVYRVLRALERERLVVSAWVPSESGPARRCYELTPEGLARLEAWMTRLARLGHIVESCLARWQKVAPPSARPVPAPDRVTVRP, via the coding sequence ATGGAGGGCGGCGAGGTTCGGGGGCTGCTGCATCCCTTTCTGCTTCTGCTCATCTTCGAACGTCCGGGGCACGGTTACGAGCTGATCGAACGCCTGGAGCGGATGGGCGCGGGCGGGGTGGAGCCCGCGCAGGTGTACCGGGTGCTGCGGGCCCTGGAACGGGAACGGCTGGTGGTGTCGGCCTGGGTCCCGTCCGAGTCCGGGCCGGCCCGCCGGTGCTACGAACTGACCCCCGAGGGCCTGGCGCGGCTGGAGGCGTGGATGACCCGGCTGGCCCGGCTGGGGCACATCGTGGAGTCCTGCCTGGCCCGATGGCAGAAGGTCGCTCCGCCGTCGGCCCGGCCCGTGCCCGCGCCGGACCGCGTCACCGTGCGGCCATGA
- a CDS encoding RNA ligase family protein, with protein sequence MRYPKIPQKFGDGPVPGGVWVAEEKVHGANLAIVTDGERARAASRRGPLEEEALDAFFGLARIWAELAAGAVAVARGLIRDLEGVAEVVVYGELAGGRYPHPDVPVVDGLVPVQTGVWYAPDLVWLGFDAVVRTSSGVLWLGRAELEERLSGVGLRCVPLLGRGRRNELREPAVEFPTRVPAALGLPELPGNRAEGYVLKPAGSWASWEKGERPVLKVKHPAFAEDARYNGARPFVPPPEGAAGVAGWLLTEAVDRLTPARVAAGRSKLGPAARPEELAAEVIEDLLTDLADDIGGLSEPDRTKLAAVLLPGARVLVGSA encoded by the coding sequence TTGCGTTATCCGAAGATTCCGCAGAAGTTCGGGGACGGGCCGGTGCCCGGGGGCGTCTGGGTGGCCGAGGAGAAGGTGCACGGGGCCAACCTGGCGATCGTGACCGACGGGGAACGCGCCCGCGCCGCCTCCCGCCGGGGTCCGTTGGAGGAGGAGGCGCTCGACGCGTTCTTCGGGCTGGCGCGGATCTGGGCGGAGCTGGCGGCGGGCGCGGTGGCGGTGGCCCGTGGGCTGATCCGGGACCTCGAAGGCGTGGCCGAGGTCGTTGTGTACGGGGAGCTGGCGGGAGGGCGTTATCCGCACCCCGATGTGCCTGTGGTGGACGGGCTCGTTCCGGTGCAGACGGGGGTCTGGTACGCCCCGGACCTGGTGTGGCTCGGGTTCGACGCCGTGGTGCGCACGTCGTCGGGGGTGCTGTGGCTGGGGCGGGCCGAGCTGGAGGAACGGCTGTCCGGAGTGGGCTTGAGGTGCGTTCCGCTGCTGGGCCGGGGGCGGCGCAACGAGCTGCGGGAGCCGGCGGTCGAGTTCCCGACGCGCGTTCCGGCGGCGCTGGGCCTGCCGGAGCTGCCGGGCAACCGCGCGGAGGGCTACGTGCTCAAGCCGGCGGGCTCGTGGGCGTCGTGGGAGAAGGGCGAGCGTCCGGTGTTGAAGGTGAAGCATCCGGCGTTCGCCGAGGACGCCCGCTACAACGGGGCGCGGCCGTTCGTCCCGCCGCCAGAGGGGGCCGCCGGGGTGGCGGGCTGGCTGCTGACGGAGGCGGTCGACCGGCTGACCCCGGCGCGGGTGGCCGCGGGACGCAGCAAGCTGGGGCCCGCGGCCCGGCCCGAGGAACTGGCAGCCGAGGTGATCGAGGACCTGCTCACCGACCTCGCCGACGACATCGGCGGCCTGTCCGAGCCCGACCGTACGAAGCTGGCCGCCGTACTGCTGCCGGGGGCTCGCGTACTGGTCGGCTCGGCGTGA
- a CDS encoding TIGR03620 family F420-dependent LLM class oxidoreductase, which yields MTNVVEETRGRLGRVGATLMVPVAPAGEWRRAVARIEDAGYGSVWVNELIGGRESFAQLGVLLAASERVVAGTGVANLWARHPAAMQGGAAVLADAYPGRFVLGIGVSIEAMVAASGQRWESPLQRMRDYLDAMDASADQAPRPAVPFPRLLGALGPKMLALAAERADGALTAAMPVQHTRTAREILGPDRLLVVGQAVVLESDPATARALARQAAALDIPGSPYARALRGLGYQDEDLRNGGTDALVDARFPWGAPETIADRLRAHLDAGADHVCVTVLAPDLESTADRLEKLAPALTAL from the coding sequence ATGACGAACGTGGTGGAGGAGACCCGCGGGCGGCTGGGCAGGGTCGGGGCCACGCTGATGGTCCCCGTCGCGCCGGCCGGCGAGTGGCGGCGCGCGGTCGCCCGGATCGAGGACGCCGGGTACGGCTCGGTCTGGGTGAACGAACTGATCGGCGGCAGGGAGTCGTTCGCCCAGCTCGGAGTGCTGCTGGCGGCGTCCGAACGGGTGGTCGCGGGCACCGGCGTCGCCAATCTGTGGGCACGCCACCCGGCGGCCATGCAGGGCGGCGCCGCCGTGCTGGCCGACGCCTATCCGGGCCGGTTCGTGCTCGGGATCGGCGTGAGCATCGAGGCCATGGTGGCGGCGAGCGGGCAGCGGTGGGAAAGCCCCCTGCAGCGCATGCGCGACTACCTCGACGCCATGGACGCCTCCGCCGACCAGGCCCCGCGCCCGGCCGTTCCGTTCCCCCGGCTGCTGGGCGCCCTCGGCCCCAAGATGCTGGCCCTGGCCGCCGAACGCGCGGACGGCGCCCTCACCGCCGCCATGCCGGTCCAGCACACCCGCACGGCCCGCGAGATCCTCGGTCCCGACAGGCTCCTCGTCGTCGGGCAGGCCGTGGTCCTGGAGAGCGACCCCGCCACGGCCCGCGCCCTCGCCCGGCAGGCGGCCGCCCTGGACATTCCCGGCTCCCCCTACGCCAGGGCCTTGCGCGGACTCGGCTACCAGGACGAGGACCTGCGGAACGGCGGCACCGACGCCCTCGTCGACGCCCGCTTCCCCTGGGGCGCCCCCGAGACCATCGCCGACCGGCTCCGCGCCCACCTGGACGCGGGCGCCGACCACGTGTGCGTCACCGTTCTGGCGCCCGACCTGGAGTCCACGGCGGACCGGCTCGAAAAGCTCGCCCCCGCCCTGACCGCCCTCTGA